The Podospora bellae-mahoneyi strain CBS 112042 chromosome 7, whole genome shotgun sequence genome includes a window with the following:
- a CDS encoding hypothetical protein (EggNog:ENOG503P0T1): MFTFNHPSRWVLGITTAATATLAPQHYTSWEEVIWDFSLASVPVLVGLWLKPSPGTFAAGMVLAYWFTSIFTASWLFRYYVFSGIVWSCYSSFHKYESLTLEDVPPTFGGWLQLVFWNFLAGWNNMLEPPNVKQDELPYRGRLFGLPQREGYRPKTSRWLPARQLSQKGPPSAFYKLNDMVKKLQARSSRDLRVKMSFLEAGIRGLFRDIGDRTAGTVNTRDEWGGEIAHIHAADGSLHVNLHPEDVSTVLQAGWGQRHPLAGGNDSKLFRFWFHGVMEKRLPVPVGWTLVYAPRTSEEEDVVEEIMIAAIWYATQGNVYAIGGDEERRVRRWNARPEEFKREERWWDWLWRLVPAPPERGWKCECCRNCSRGCAGYKVEAQTTSPQRSKEKGEQKKEPTADPMSPNSASNPDAGRSRLNVHFSVPETLPVISDPGIEGHRAKGRMYPLPESPKPDENKTKSDPGRATIGSKGLQDNWTWSSDVF; the protein is encoded by the coding sequence ATGTTCAccttcaaccacccctcTCGCTGGGTCCTTGGCATAACCACCGCCGCAACCGCGACACTAGCCCCGCAACACTACACCAGCTGGGAGGAAGTAATATGGGACTTTTCACTGGCCTCAGTCCCGGTTCTTGTCGGTCTTTGGCTCAAGCCTTCCCCCGGCACATTCGCAGCTGGAATGGTCTTGGCCTACTGGTTCACCTCCATATTCACAGCCTCGTGGCTATTTCGGTACTACGTCTTTTCAGGCATTGTTTGGTCATGTTATTCTTCCTTTCACAAATACGAGTCCCTAACCTTGGAGGATGTCCCGCCAACCTTTGGAGGCTGGCTACAGCTCGTCTTCTGGAACTTCTTGGCAGGATGGAACAACATGCTGGAACCACCAAATGTCAAGCAGGACGAGCTTCCTTATCGAGGCAGGCTGTTTGGTCTTCCGCAAAGAGAGGGATATAGGCCAAAGACGAGTAGATGGCTACCTGCAAGGCAGCTCAGCCAGAAAGGGCCACCCAGCGCGTTTTACAAGCTGAATGACATGGTCAAAAAGCTCCAGGCCAGATCATCCCGAGATTTGAGGGTCAAGATGTCTTTCTTGGAAGCCGGGATTCGTGGACTATTCAGGGACATCGGTGATAGAACGGCCGGGACGGTTAACACGAGAGACGAATGGGGGGGAGAGATCGCGCATATTCACGCAGCTGATGGGTCACTGCATGTCAACCTTCATCCCGAGGATGTTAGCACTGTTTTGCAGGCCGGTTGGGGGCAGCGGCATCCTCTTGCGGGAGGAAACGACTCAAAGCTATTCAGGTTCTGGTTTCATGGGGTAATGGAAAAACGACTACCAGTGCCTGTTGGATGGACGCTGGTATACGCCCCGAGGAcgtctgaggaggaggacgtggtggaggagattaTGATTGCAGCAATATGGTACGCGACGCAAGGAAATGTTTACGccattggtggtgatgaggaacGTAGAGTACGGAGGTGGAATGCAAGGCCCGAGGAGTTCAAaagagaggagaggtggtgggattGGCTGTGGAGGCTTGTGCCAGCACCCCCTGAGAGGGGTTGGAAATGCGAATGCTGCCGGAATTGTTCAAGAGGATGTGCGGGCTACAAGGTGGAAGCCCAGACAACGTCGCCGCAAAGATCCAAGGAGAAAGGAGAACAGAAAAAAGAGCCAACGGCTGATCCAATGTCGCCCAACTCAGCTTCGAACCCAGATGCAGGGAGAAGTAGGTTGAATGTTCATTTTTCGGTACCAGAAACACTCCCCGTGATATCGGACCCCGGAATAGAGGGGCATAGGGCCAAAGGAAGGATGTATCCATTACCGGAGTCTCCAAAACCAGACGAGAACAAAACCAAGTCCGATCCTGGAAGAGCCACGATAGGCAGCAAAGGGTTACAGGACAATTGGACTTGGAGCAGTGATGTTTTTTAA
- a CDS encoding hypothetical protein (EggNog:ENOG503NZB8; COG:S) — translation MVWVDNATPEVDAISQWRTIVTICAVLSFFSVVIVSARLWIRDRNHGLAADDWMSAISMVFGLLYSILCIIQTKYGLGLPIALRPKENLLPYSRSNFAGRPIYQMGISFFKVALLISYLRLFKGTNHLWYRRVVWIAMFFVVAGHLGCSLTLIFACNPVHRSWDPRVDGKCLAPGPSFTAYAIVTIISDVIVAIIPIPVLLQLKVSRGKKIGLIVIFLLGLFTTLCSVFRYMQIDNIQNGDGNSTMLIVWGVIEFNVGNMVSSLPFLAPIFLRKAKEYTSKYSGSGNGYPSAGGSNGRKLGGGKSGSDAYKLSNISSGLGRKGTFISSKGHPGHSMGSEENILKDSPDGSIMKSVTYSVHVDESERRPQRGDRD, via the exons ATGGTTTGGGTCGACAACGCAACACCGGAGGTGGACGCCATTTCCCAGTGGAGGACCATCGTCACCATCTGCGCCGTCCTCTCGTTTTTCTCCGTCGTTATTGTCTCAGCCCGGTTATGGATTCGCGACAGAAACCATGGCCTCGCCGCTGATGACTGGATGTCAGCCATTTCCATGGTGTTTGGACTGCTTTATTCGATCCTCTGCATCATCC AAACGAAATATGGCCTCGGGCTACCGATCGCTCTTCGCCCCAAAGAGAACCTGCTTCCCTACAGCCGCAGCAACTTTGCTGGTCGCCCCATCTATCAGATGGGCATCAGCTTCTTCAAAGTGGCCTTGTTGATCAGTTATCTCCGACTTTTCAAAGGCACAAACCACCTCTGGTACCGAAGGGTTGTCTGGATCGCCATGTTCTTTGTCGTGGCCGGCCACTTGGGATGCTCGCTCACGCTGATCTTTGCATGCAACCCCGTTCACAGATCATGGGATCCCAGGGTCGACGGAAAATGCCTGGCACCAGGACCGTCATTCACAGCCTATGCCATCGTCACGATTATTTCTGATGTCATCGTCGCCATCATTCCTATCCCTgtgctcctccagctcaagGTCAGCAGGGGCAAGAAAATCGGtctcatcgtcatcttcttgcTCGGCCTCTTTACCACGCTTTGCTCTGTCTTCCGGTACATGCAAATCGACAATATCCAAAACGGCGATGGTAATTCTACCATGCTCATCGTCTGGGGGGTCATTGAGTTCAACGTGGGCAACATGGTTTCTTCTCTCCCTTTCTTGGCGCCTATCTTCCTCCGAAAGGCCAAGGAGTACACCAGCAAGTACTCTGGCAGTGGCAATGGTTACCCCAGCGCCGGGGGCAGCAATGGCCGCAAGTTGGGCGGCGGCAAGTCTGGCAGCGATGCCTACAAACTCAGCAACATTTCGAGTGGGTTGGGTCGCAAGGGCACTTTCATCTCATCCAAAGGACATCCCGGTCATAGTATGGGCAGCGAGGAGAACATCCTTAAGGACAGCCCCGATGGATCCATCATGAAGAGTGTCACCTACAGTGTCCATGTCGATGAGAGTGAGCGACGCCCTCAACGTGGGGACAGAGACTAA
- a CDS encoding hypothetical protein (EggNog:ENOG503P4Z6): MSSPSYKRVCLLRNEDATRCSKLVLNWLKNPDAALLVEEFIVDPPQRFGHFMNGEPDPALDDGDHELVVKYIESLGVSDNMKTKILEGVPRKKDKAKSEVHTQDDEPPAKRIRWNSGWPDVPHYHEALAILVISLCPNIKRLRFNPETLILGTLLDEYLVQNNYGEITEPTLQRLEVVHVEAINHCLIDGCNYDTVRSLGFFRYFHRLPSVSTVKIEAISDYQPDNTSFPPKSSSTISKITIGHSDISGAILSSIIRIPQALTHFSFSNAGLWNTDGAYTYDVKPKTVSKCLLQHKDSLQVLDLDARLYDPSKYDKHHPALLEHQKDEYPEYYYGRYASSQSDTGRGRGRTPPPDAKYLDLDRSFSGEKEEDLPLYAVDLPDTFDYEGGSIGSLKDFTKLTDLSIRIGNILGYDDTCKYKVTIRTLKHRLVDLLPPNLESLKLYGYEKGKFAQVDAHVDELLAQKQEKLPNLKTIHGLDECILGVAGTYPAELGNSELWQRPCEGLNWVEVETDDDEADP, translated from the exons ATGTCATCGCCATCCTACAAGCGAGTATGCCTCCTGCGCAACGAGGATGCGACTCGATGCTCCAAACTCGTTCTCAATTGGCTCAAGAATCCAGATGCAGCCCTTTTGGTGGAAGAGTTCATCGTCGACCCTCCCCAGAGATTTGGGCACTTCATGAACGGCGAGCCAGATCCTGCtctggatgatggggacCATGAACTGGTGGTCAAATACATCGAGAGCCTTGGGGTCAGTGACAATATGAAAACCAAAATCCTGGAAGGGGTcccgagaaagaaagacAAGGCGAAATCTGAGGTTCACACCCAGGATGATGAGCCCCCAGCGAAGCGCATCCGTTGGAACTCGGGATGGCCGGATGTTCCTCACTACCATGAGGCCCTGGCCATTCTCGTTATTTCGCTTTGTCCCAACATCAAACGGCTCCGCTTCAACCCGGAGACCCTCATACTGGGCACCTTGCTGGACGAGTACCTCGTCCAAAACAACTACGGGGAAATCACCGAACCCACACTTCAGAGACTCGAAGTTGTCCATGTGGAAGCCATTAATCACTGCCTTATTGATGGGTGCAATTACGACACTGTCAGGTCCCTTGGCTTCTTTCGCTACTTTCATCGCCTGCCGTCAGTTTCTACCGTCAAAATCGAGGCTATCTCAGACTATCAGCCCGACAATACGTCCTTCCCGCCCAAGTCTTCTTCTACCATTTCGAAAATTACCATTGGCCACTCTGATATCTCCGGTGCCATTCTTAGCAGCATCATCCGCATCCCCCAGGCTCTCACTcacttttccttttccaatGCAGGGCTTTGGAACACCGATGGCGCGTATACATACGACGTGAAACCCAAGACCGTGAGCAAGTGTCTTCTGCAGCACAAGGACAGCCTGCAGGTTCTGGATTTGGACGCTCGACTCTATGATCCCTCGAAGTACGATAAGCACCACCCGGCCTTGTTGGAGCACCAGAAGGATGAATACCCTGAGTACTATTATGGCAGATATGCAAGTAGTCAGAGTGACAccggaagaggaagaggtcgCACTCCTCCGCCGGATGCAAAATATCTCGATTTGGATCGATCGTTCagtggggagaaggaggaagatcTGCCTCTCTATGCGGTGGATTTGCCGGACACGTTTGACTACGAAGGCGGGTCGATTGGCTCCCTGAAAGACTTTACCAAGTTGACAGACTTGAGCATT AGAATTGGAAATATACTTGGCTACGATGACACATGCAAGTACAAAGTCACGATCCGTACTCTCAAGCATCGACTTGTTGATCTTTTGCCGCCGAATCTGGAGAGTTTGAAGTTGTATGGCTACGAGAAGGGAAAGTTTGCTCAAGTTGATGCACATGTCGATGAGCTGCTGGCGCAAAAGCAAGAGAAGCTTCCCAATCTCAAGACCATACATGGTCTTGATGAGTGCATACTTGGTGTAGCCGGGACATACCCGGCTGAGCTGGGAAACTCTGAGCTTTGGCAGAGGCCCTGTGAGGGTTTGAACTGGGTTGAAGTTGAAacggatgatgacgaagcAGATCCTTGA
- a CDS encoding hypothetical protein (COG:G; EggNog:ENOG503NU3S), giving the protein MSSSEKGSIKDSKSSTRDVKEHGPEVVRSVDSDAASNGGGVDLAWKFLDQHRDNANGTGEYVDLAALRRRIDFRIVPLMFLCYTLQFLDKVILNYANVMGLQKDLNMGGNDFSNTATFLFVALLCFEIPNIWFLQAVPAAKWLGLNVILWGTATACGAAATNYQTLLVSRIFLGIFEATIAPSLMIISSMWYTKSESAPRFSFWYLGLGLGQIIGGLVSFGFQHMGPDARLSGWRTMFLTLGLITVVVGSCVIIFLPDTPMQAKWMSDDEKVALLKHVSVNQTGVENRKFRGKEILEALADPQVYLLLLAVILLSVSSGVVTTYSATLIRNLPGYDSKKAALMNTPSGVVSIFFTLLVGWGIRFQSHRWAWIIICILPAIVGGALMSFLPKDNTNGILAGIYLVNAVVAPLAIFYNWTVANIAGATKRAFAAAIISGSFSLGNIIGPQTFQARDAPDYRPAKLAVMGTQAGCALVTFVLFLYYVWQNKKRNNRADNENEDAFMSPEAWTRMTDKENKGFRYSY; this is encoded by the exons ATGTCGTCCTCAGAGAAGGGCAGCATCAAGGACTCCAAGAGTTCCACCAGGGACGTCAAGGAGCACGGCCCCGAGGTCGTTCGTTCTGTCGACTCGGATGCCGCCTccaacggtggtggtgttgatctcGCCTGGAAGTTCCTCGACCAACACAGAGACAATGCCAATGGCACCGGCGAGTACGTGGACCTCGCGGCCCTGCGAAGAAGAATCGACTTCCGCATCGTCCCCTTGATGTTCTTGTGCTATACCCTCCAGTTTCTGGACAAGGTCATTCTCAAT TACGCCAACGTAATGGGATTGCAAAAAGACCTCAATATGGGAGGGAATGACTTCAGTAACACAGCAACTTTTCTGTTTGTCGCTTTACTTTGCTTCGAGATTCCCAACA TTTGGTTCCTTCAAGCCGTTCCTGCCGCAAAATGGCTCGGCCTCAATGTGATCCTCTGGGGTACCGCTACCGCCTGCGGTGCCGCGGCCACCAACTATCAGACTCTCCTTGTCTCCCGCATCTTCCTGGGCATCTTCGAGGCAACAATTGCACCAAGTTTGATGATTATCAGCAGTATGTGGTACACTAAGTCCGAGTCTGCGCCACGCTTCTCCTTCTGGTATCTTGGTCTGGGTCTCGGTCAGATCATCGGTGGTCTTGTGTCGTTTGGCTTCCAGCACATGGGCCCCGACGCTCGTCTCTCTGGATGGCGCACCATGTTTTTGACTCTCGGTCTGatcaccgtcgtcgtcggctcTTGTGTCATCATCTTTCTTCCAGACACCCCTATGCAGGCTAAGTGGATGTCTGACGATGAGAAGGTTGCCCTGTTGAAGCACGTTAGTGTCAACCAGACTGGTGTTGAGAACCGCAAGTTCCGCGGAAAGGAGATCTTGGAAGCCTTGGCTGATCCCCAGGTGTatctcctgctcctcgctGTCATCTTG CTCTCCGTCTCCAGCGGTGTTGTCACCACTTACTCAGCCACTCTCATCCGCAACCTTCCCGGCTATGActccaagaaggctgccCTTATGAACACACCTTCTGGTGTCGTGagcatcttcttcaccctgCTGGTCGGATGGGGCATCCGTTTCCAGTCCCACCGCTGGGCCTGGATTATCATCTGCATTCTCCCAGCCATAGTGGGGGGCGCACTCATGAGTTTCTTACCCAAGGATAACACCAACGGTATCCTGGCCGGTATTTACCTCGTCAACGCCGTTGTGgcccccctcgccatcttctACAACTGGACTGTCGCCAACATTGCCGGTGCGACCAAGCGCGCCTTCgctgccgccatcatcaGCGGGTCCTTCTCCCTCGGTAACATCATCGGCCCCCAGACCTTCCAGGCCCGTGATGCACCCGACTACCGCCCTGCCAAGCTCGCCGTCATGGGCACCCAGGCCGGCTGTGCGCTCGTCACCTTTGTCCTCTTCCTTTACTATGTCTGGCAAAACAAGAAGCGAAATAACCGCGCCGACAACGAGAATGAGGACGCCTTCATGTCGCCCGAGGCGTGGACCCGCATGACggacaaggagaacaaggggTTCCGCTACTCTTACTAA
- a CDS encoding hypothetical protein (EggNog:ENOG503P2NT; COG:S), translated as MSEAHAIQIISKADFTAQSLTPAPSPSTTLTAPSSVRIQTRLISLTTNTFTYAKLGGNPLLAWWNVWPLPATVSPDTHCRISAWGYSEVVESTVPSLPVGTELFGYQPIGTRVEEIQLIEGNVPGDYDVVLPDDGLRKGLNPIYNRYHVFGDESNESKGLRALFYALWQTGWMLNQHVFAWEGGFKPSHPFGAAGGDGWDAKKADIKGAVVILLAPSGKTGLSFAHELRKGRPEGEQPEKVIGVGSEKSKGFSESTGLFDEVLLYEQVEDIERIAKQGQKIVLVNFAARGQAADTWASALDEKFGEDNVTVLLVGADPSATRPPVLYGKAMDPTSNVYQVHAGLIREKGIANLGSAEAYYNAQNAAWDRFAGDGAIPAIEIKWEKGLEKYKAGWQALADGHYGPETGLVFEL; from the coding sequence ATGTCCGAAGCACATGCAATCCAGATCATCTCCAAAGCCGACTTCACCGCCCAATCActcacccccgccccctcgccctcgaccaCTTTGACAGCCCCATCCTCAGTCCGCATCCAGACCCGTCTGATCTCGCTCACAACAAACACTTTCACTTACGCCAAACTCGGTGGGAATCCCCTTCTAGCGTGGTGGAACGTCTGGCCTCTGCCGGCCACGGTCTCTCCCGACACCCACTGCCGAATCTCAGCATGGGGCTACTCTGAAGTAGTAGAGAGCAccgtcccctcccttcccgtCGGAACAGAATTGTTCGGTTACCAGCCCATCGGCACCAGAGTTGAGGAGATCCAACTCATAGAGGGGAACGTCCCGGGTGACTACGACGTCGTCCTGCCCGACGACGGGTTGAGAAAGGGGCTCAACCCGATTTACAACCGTTACCACGTCTTTGGCGACGAGTCAAACGAGAGCAAAGGGTTGCGTGCGTTGTTTTATGCCCTCTGGCAAACGGGGTGGATGCTCAACCAGCATGTTTTCGCCTGGGAGGGTGGGTTCAAGCCCTCGCATCCGTTTGGTGCCGCTGGGGGAGATGGCTGGGATGCCAAAAAGGCGGATATCAAGGGGGCCGTGGTTATTTTACTGGCGCCGTCTGGGAAAACTGGCCTGTCGTTTGCGCATGAGTTGAGGAAGGGCAGGCCGGAGGGGGAACAGCCTGAGAAGGTTATCGGTGTTGGGTCGGAGAAGTCAAAGGGGTTTAGCGAGAGCACAGGGCTGTTTGATGAGGTGCTTTTGTATGAGCAGGTTGAGGATATTGAGCGGATTGCGAAGCAGGGGCAGAAGATTGTGTTGGTCAATTTTGCTGCCCGGGGTCAAGCGGCTGATACCTGGGCGTCCGCTCTCGACGAGAAGTTTGGGGAAGATAATGTCACTGTTCTCTTGGTAGGAGCTGACCCCTCGGCTACTCGGCCCCCGGTATTATATGGGAAGGCCATGGATCCGACCAGCAATGTCTACCAGGTCCATGCTGGGTTGATCCGGGAGAAGGGCATCGCAAACCTTGGATCGGCGGAGGCCTACTACAATGCGCAAAATGCTGCCTGGGATCGGTTTGCCGGTGACGGGGCCATCCCGGCCATCGAGATCAAGTGGGAGAAGGGACTGGAGAAGTACAAGGCTGGGTGGCAAGCGCTGGCAGACGGTCATTATGGTCCTGAGACTGGCCTTGTGTTTGAGCTGTAG
- a CDS encoding hypothetical protein (EggNog:ENOG503NUQZ; COG:C; COG:H) has product MGSTNQKPILIVGSGISGLLLAQHLRKSSIPFRLYERDSDLDTRGLGWGLTLHWSLPAVRSLLPDDLVSRLPEAYVDRSAVEEGRPSTFPFYDLSTGELKASTPNADESQRIRVSRDKFRRLLATGLDIQFGKGATGKFETDEQDGSVRVHFEDGTVSEEGSLVVACDGGSSRLRQVLFPGSEKFKIPVRLMGVKVECTPEEIEPLRKLDPYFLQGAASENDTFVYFSTLDAPGNGTGRDTYTCQIVVSWPVRDNFFNSAAPITYPETNLDSIKLIKAFASTWAEPFRSLAMTIPEQTTEVKCLDLYDWPPPKDLRTTGKIVLMGDALHPMAMYRGEGANHAIIDVKEFVDTVIPHLDGSPTDMRVALDGYEDKAVARTRPAVLASRQACLDAHEWEKIGPASPLLSKRAMNVGFDEGTMKSIV; this is encoded by the exons ATGGGCAGCACCAACCAGAAACCCATCCTGATCGTGGGCTCGGGGATAAGCGGCCTCCTCCTGGCCCAGCACCTCCGCAAGTCGTCCATCCCCTTCCGCCTCTACGAGCGCGACTCGGACTTGGACACCCGCGGTCTCGGCTGGGGCCTTACCCTTCATTGGTCACTGCCCGCTGTCCGGTCTCTTCTTCCTGACGATCTGGTCTCCCGTCTCCCAGAGGCCTATGTCGACCGGTCCGCCGTGGAAGAAGGGCGGCCTTCGACGTTTCCCTTTTACGACCTCAGCACTGGTGAGCTGAAGGCCTCCACCCCAAACGCGGATGAGTCTCAGCGTATCAGAGTGAGCAGGGATAAGTTTCGACGGTTACTGGCCACAGGGTTGGATATCCAATTCGGAAAGGGTGCTACCGGCAAGTTCGAAACGGATGAGCAGGACGGTTCGGTGAGAGTTCATTTTGAGGATGGGACAGTGTCGGAGGAGGGAAGTTTGGTTGTTGCTTGTGATGGCGGGAGTTCACGGCTGAGACAGGTGCTGTTCCCCGGCAGCGAAAAGTTCAAGATTCCGGTCCGGTTGATGGGTGTCAAGGTTGAGTGCACGCCTGAAGAGATCGAGCCGCTGAGAAAGCTCGATCCGTATTTCCTCCAGGGAGCCGCGTCAGAGAATGATACGTTTGTTTACTTTAGCA CACTCGATGCCCCTGGAAACGGCACGGGCAGGGACACCTACACCTGCCAGATTGTCGTCTCATGGCCTGTTCGGGACAATTTCTTCAACTCTGCCGCCCCGATCACATATCCAGAGACGAATCTTGACAGCATCAAGTTGATCAAGGCTTTTGCGTCAACATGGGCGGAGCCGTTCCGGTCCCTCGCCATGACAATCCCTGAGCAGACGACCGAGGTGAAATGCCTGGACTTGTACGACTGGCCTCCCCCAAAGGACCTTCGGACGACTGGCAAGATTGTCCTGATGGGAGATGCTCTTCACCCGATGGCCATGT AcagaggagaaggcgccAACCACGCCATCATTGACGTCAAAGAGTTTGTCGACACTGTCATCCCCCACCTCGATGGATCCCCGACAGACATGAGGGTTGCACTTGACGGCTACGAAGACAAAGCGGTGGCGAGAACGAGACCTGCCGTGCTTGCTTCGAGACAGGCCTGCCTGGATGCTCACGAATGGGAAAAGATTGGGCCGGCGAGTCCACTTCTCAGCAAGAGGGCGATGAACGTGGGGTTTGATGAGGGAACCATGAAGTCGATTGTCTAG